The proteins below come from a single Xiphophorus hellerii strain 12219 chromosome 14, Xiphophorus_hellerii-4.1, whole genome shotgun sequence genomic window:
- the LOC116733061 gene encoding gastrula zinc finger protein XlCGF57.1-like — protein sequence MSSFQPRREFMKDQVSGETFTEWKEINVKMEEEMEDQRRLMDFTRIPRIILHRIDLPQCWKEEEVLNELSNPEENSTLDQEEPEPLQIKREHEEPEPLQIKREQEEPEPLQIKEEQEEPEPLQIKREQEEPEPLQIKEEQEEPEHQQFKNEEKQLCISQDEEHLVLKQETDDILVNKQQKGTTETSEKETHKKTQPNQNLYSCKICDKTFSRNNSFMIHMTTHTAKKSFTCSTCGKGYPHKSRLTNHMRIHTGEKPFTCAACGKSFHQIGILNRHIRIHSGEKPYTCTTCGKSFASKSQLLDHMTIHTGEKPFSCGNCGKSFRRKPDLVSHMRVHTGEKPFSCGTCGKCFTHKKSLTVHMRVHTGEKAITCSTCGRNCLNKSHLVDHMRTHAGEKAFSCGTCGKSFTHKKSLTAHMRFHTGEKTISCGICGKNCLFKSQLVDHMRSHTGEKPFSCGTCGKSFTYKKSLNIHMRIHTGEKPFSCEICGKSFTHKKSLTAHMIIHTDEKPFSCGTCGKSFTHKKTLTAHMRFHTGEKTFSCGTCGRNWLYKSHLVTHMRTHTGEKPFSCATCGKCFAGKHRHFYFIT from the exons atgtcttcatttcagCCTCGGAGAGAGTTTATGAAAGATCAGGTAtctggagaaacattcacagagtggaaagaaatcaacgttaagatggaggaagagatggaggatcagcgcagactgatggattttacccggataccgaggatcatcttacaccggatag atcTCCCACAATGctggaaagaggaggaggttctcaATGAGCTCAGCAACCCAGAGGAAAACTCCACTTTGGatcaagaggaaccagaacctctgcagataaaacggGAACatgaggaaccagaacctctgcagataaaacgggaacaagaggaaccagaacctctgcagataaaagaggaacaagaggaaccagaacctctgcagataaaacgggaacaagaggaaccagaacctctgcagataaaagaggaacaagaggaaccagaacatcaACAGTTCAAAAACGAAGAAAAGCAACTCtgcatcagtcaggatgaagagcatcttgtgctgaaacaggagactgatgacattttggtgaacaaacagcagaaaggcACAACTGAGacttcagaaaaagaaacacacaagaaaactcaaccaaaccaaaatctatattcttgtaaaatttgtgataaaaccttttctcGAAATAATTCCTTCATGATACACATGACAACTCACACGGCCAAGAAATCTTTCACATGTtcaacctgtggaaaaggttacCCTCACAAGAGTCGTTTAACtaatcacatgagaattcataCAGGTGAAAAACCGTTCACATGTGCagcttgtggaaaaagtttccatCAGATTGGCATTTTAAACAGACACATAAGAATTCACTCAGGTGAGAAGCCTTACACGTGCacaacctgtggaaaaagttttgcgTCTAAATCTCAGTTACTTGATCACATGACgattcatacaggtgagaagcctttctcatgtgggaactgtggaaaaagtttccgGAGGAAACCTGACTTGGTTAGTCACATGAgagttcacacaggtgagaagccgttctcatgtgggacctgtggaaaatgtttcactcataaaaaaagtttaactgtTCACATGAGAgttcacactggtgagaagGCGATCACTTGTAGCACCTGTGGAAGAAATTGCTTGAATAAATCTCACTTAGTTgatcacatgagaactcacgCAGGTGAGAAGgctttctcatgtgggacctgtggaaaaagtttcactcataaaaaaagtttaactgcTCACATGAGatttcacacaggtgagaagacGATCTCTTGTGGTATCTGTGGAAAAAATTGCTTGTTTAAATCTCAGTTAGTTGATCACATGAGaagtcacacaggtgagaagcctttctcatgtggaacttgtggaaaaagtttcacttataaaaaaagtttaaatattcacatgagaattcacactggagagaagcctttctcatgtgagatctgtggaaaaagttttactcATAAAAAAAGCTTAACTGCTCACATGATAATTCATACAGATGAGAAGCCGTTCTCTTGTGGaacctgtgggaaaagtttcactcataaaaaaactttaactgctcacATGAGatttcacacaggtgagaagacTTTCTCTTGTGGCACCTGTGGAAGAAATTGGTTGTATAAATCTCACTTAGTTactcacatgagaactcacacaggtgagaagcctttctcatgtgcgacctgtggaaaatgttttgctggaaaacacc gTCATTTTTACTTCATCACATGA
- the LOC116733122 gene encoding gastrula zinc finger protein XlCGF57.1-like: MIIHTGEKPFSCGSCGKGFNDKGQLNVHMRIHTGEKPFSCGTCGKSFTRKGNLDVHMRIHRGEKPFSCGSCGKRYSERGTLTRHMRIHTGEKPFSCGTCGKGFSIKSHLNVHVKIHTGEKPFSCGACGKSFTHKGSLNVHMRIHTGEKPFSCGTCGKGFSKRGHLNVHVKIHTGEKPFSCGACGKSFTNKGSLNVHMTNHTEEKSFSCGTCGKSFSRKDKLNNHMKIHTSEKPFSCGTCGKCFTHKYTLNVHMRIHTGEKPFSCGTCGKSFTLKTTLNNHMRIHTGEKPFSCGTCGKSYSEKRSLIHHMSIHTGEKPFSCGTCGKSYSEKRSLIHHMSIHTGEKPFSCGTCGKGFSRKDKLNNHEKSHT; encoded by the coding sequence atgataattcacactggtgagaagcctttctcatgtgggagctgtggaaaaggtttcaaCGATAAAGGCCAATTAAATGTacatatgagaattcacacaggtgagaagcctttctcctgtgggacttgtggaaagagtttcaccCGAAAGGGCAATTtagatgttcacatgagaattcacagaggtgagaagcctttctcctgtgggtcCTGTGGAAAGCGTTACAGTGAAAGAGGGAcgttaactcggcacatgagaattcacacaggtgagaagcctttctcctgtggaacctgtggaaaaggtttctctataaaaagtcatttaaatgtccatgtgaaaattcacactggtgagaagcctttttcttgtggggcttgtggaaaaagtttcacccATAAGGgcagtttaaatgttcatatgagaattcacacaggtgagaagcctttctcctgtggaacctgtggaaaaggtttctctAAAAGAggtcatttaaatgttcatgtgaaaattcacactggtgagaagcctttctcttgtggggcttgtggaaaaagtttcaccaaTAAGGgcagtttaaatgttcatatgacAAATCACACAGAAGAGAAGTCTTTCTCCtgtggaacctgtggaaaaagtttctctcgaaaagataaattaaataatcatatgaaaattcacacaagTGAGAAGCCCTTCTCTTGTGGgacatgtggaaaatgtttcacccataaatacactttaaatgttcatatgagaattcacacaggtgagaagcctttctcttgtggtacttgtggaaaaagtttcaccttgaaaacaactttaaataatcatatgagaattcacacaggtgagaagcctttctcttgtggaacctgtggaaaaagttacagtgaaaaacGGTCTTTAATTCATCACATGAgtattcacacaggtgagaagcctttctcttgtggaacctgtggaaaaagttacagtgaaaaacGGTCTTTAATTCATCACATGAgtattcacacaggtgagaagcctttctcatgtgggacctgtgggAAAGGTTTTTCTcgaaaagataaattaaataatcatgaGAAGTCACACACATGA